In Glycine soja cultivar W05 chromosome 10, ASM419377v2, whole genome shotgun sequence, the genomic stretch GTAGAAGTTTCTCAAGGTAGCAGGACATTTGAAAATGACTCAGCTTTGTTGACCCATCTTGCTAACATTTTCTTTCAAGTCTTTGTTGTTAATTTGGCAAGCCAAGAAAGTGTACGAGCTCGAGAtgcacacacaacaacaaaactaaTCCTTGTACTTTGGAATAAACTCAACTTTGATGCCTCCTATGATGACATCTCCTTTTCCAACCTTAGGCACCAAAGTAACTAGCACAACATCGTCTTCTTCAGCTTCTAAACAATCGACCACTTTTGATATCCCTACCTTAAAACTAGTTACTTTGATATTATGGCCTTGTCCAtggaacaaattaacaaaagttCCCACAAACTCTGTCTGTTCTGGTTCACTCAAattatcttcatcatcatcaatatGAACATCAaactttacatatttatcactcCCATGTCTAGAACAATTCTTTGGTACTTGCTTATTCATGAAGGCTTCTCATGAACAATTCTTTGGTACTTGCTAGCTTATACGAAACTTGTCATGAACCACAAGTGTACATGAAGGCTAGATTATATGAAACTTGTTGATGAGAAGGCCTATCATCATTAGGGTCAAGTTTATTGTAGTTCAGATCAACCACGTGAAATTTGCGTTACTTTGAGTGAATGAAATCGGTGATTGAATTTGCGGTactcatttgcagatcatggttaggaccAGAGGATTAGGTCGTGCCTTAGGTCAGGTTACTGGCAGAGGTGTGGGCAGAGGAGATCGTGATGATTCCATGATGCTCCGCAGCGTCGACGGCCTACTGCATCCGCACAGAGGCAGCAAGTCGCTGTGATTGCGGCGCACAATGAGCCAGTGGTCCCTGCGCCAGATGTTGAGCCTGATGTATTTCCGGATGACCCGATGGAGGCACCAGCTGATTCTGAGGACATTGTGGCAGACATTCCTGCGGACACAGGCGCGGAGGCTGCTGAGGATGAGCATGAGGGATTTTCGGGTGGTCCGAGCGACCCATCCGTGTTGACCCAGTATGCGGATCACGTTGCTTGCAGCGTATGGACgggagaggtatttataatatttatttttagttacttgtaaattatactttatgattgaaattagttttcctttaaatgatgatttgaaCGAATTTTGCgttcctttatacttcaattcaggagcgtCCTGAATTGAAGCTATCCTCTCATGGGAGGAAGGTCCATAGTTTAGGCAGGCCTATCCCTGCCATTGAGGTACTTGTTGCTGGTACAGGACTAAGTCCTCTGATCGCGTGTTCGGTAGACACCGGTGATTGGGGACTTTTGTCTGCGTTTGTGGAGTGGTGGCACCGGGAGACGTCTAGTTTCCATCTCCCGGTGGGAGAGCTCACCATCACGCTGGACGATGTCTCCTCACTTCTCTATCTTCCCGTGGTTGGCGACTTACACGCCTTTGAGCCCTTGCACGTGGACGATGCAGTTCAGATGCTGGTGGACTTATTGATGGTCTTTGCAGAATCTGCCAGGGCTGAGACAGCCCAGTGTCGTGGACCGTATGTATGCCTGCAATGGGTACGTGATATATATCAACGCCGATGCCAGGCAGGTCATTGGACAGCTGCGGCTCGCAcatatcttcttcatcttttgggtTGCACTctatttgctaacaagagtgcaaccaatGTGCATGTTGTTTACTTGGAGGCCCTTCGTGACCTCAGTATGACGGAGAGGTACGCCTGGGGAGTGGCTGCTTTGGTGCTTATGTACGACCAGCTGAACGATGCATCCATGAGCCACAACCGACAGCTTGGCGGTTACATCACGCTGCTGCAggtaacaaatatgtttttcatgcGTTCAGCCTCAACAAtgttcaactttaaattttgttacactttcattattaatgtttataattttgatgttgCATCTGTAGTACTGGATTTACGAGTACTTTCTGTCAGTTGGGGACTCCATTGCTGATCAGGACTACGACGAGGATTCTCTACGTGCGTGTAGGTGGATTGTGACGAAGAAGACCGTTAAGAGCATTTGTACGTCGGCATACAGGGAGCGCTTGGACCGACTCTGGATTCTGGATGTCTGTTGGATCCCGTATGGGGAGCACCGATCGGTCCGGGACTCCCACGTCAGATCATGCTATTCCGGTCTCTTGCGCTGGGGGCCTGTTGCTGTTTATTATCGACCAGAGAGGGTCGTGCGACAATTTGGATACACGTAGACCATTCCTACTCCTCCTGTCGATTCATGGGTGTCGTATGATGATATACATGACAGGTAGATGCACTACTCGGATCATATCATTCCAGTAGGTGGGGTGTTCGTTGTGCCAGGTCAGTGTTCCAGTGACTACATGGACTGGTTCTTCCGCATCTCGCATCCTTTCATGACACCAGGCCACGCATTAGATCCTCTGCCTGATGGTCACGCCCCGTAGCTTCAAGTCGTCCCTCAGGCCTCGCAGACGGATATCCCTCACGTGCCGGAGCCAGGAGCATCGTCGACATCTGTGGAGGTGCCTaaacatgcagtggtaagtaatactaataatttatgtcatttacctcaatatttgcataataatttgtgtaatctgtttgttttgtatgtaGCAGGAAGTTTGTGATGACATTGCTCAGAGGTTGGAGCGCCATCTGAGTCTAGGGGTGGTCACGCCAGGCTCATCGACACATGAGGTGATCAAAGAATGCCTCAGGTTGGCCAAGAGTGTGATACATGACCATCTAGTATATGTTACGTCTAGACGCAGGCGACGCACGAATCAGGTGTaggttatttacatattttatattgatattccaTGTATATACAGATATTGTACATGAACCCATTTCATGAGTAttattggttttatttattttcattagtaatgttagttttatttatttccattgattgtgtattccatttgtgtctatatacacacgtgttattaaaatggtctagttaacttagttatagtatatgtaaattattataaatggtctagttaacttagtttaccaactaataaaaagtaattttaaatataactttaaatataattgaaataaagaagttgaaaagggtgtagaaaaaaataaattaaacaaaaaatggacatcATGAGTAGAGgtcatagaaaaaaataaatgaatattttcatagaaaaaaaaaattaaacaaaaaatggacatcATTCGTTATCTAAGatccttattttatataacatactaatatttttaaattctcttataattactattttcCCTCTTATActaatgataatgtaaaaaaatgtattataaagtagttagtattttaatttttaatgtaatactaattatttttttatattatttataatattaatgatatgattaattataaaaataaaaaataaattaatgataataatattaattttataaaattattattatcttttatctatttattgatttttattaatatgtataaaataaccttaaacaataattataatgggactgagtaagtattttaatatcatcttctaaacaaatttattctaaaaaaatatattaaaaaattaattatttataataaatcaatatttataaatatattataattaataaaatatatttaattatataataattaataaaataaatatctttaaatgtataaattatattataaaataaatatctttaaatatgttatataattaataaattattatttttcctcttacggatcaagttgatccggaagttacggatcaagttgctTGATCCGAAAGTCTCTTACGGATCAAATTGATCCGTAAGTCTCTTACGGACCAatttacagatcaacttgatccgta encodes the following:
- the LOC114371485 gene encoding protein MAIN-LIKE 1-like; translation: MEAPADSEDIVADIPADTGAEAAEDEHEGFSGGPSDPSVLTQYADHVACSVWTGEERPELKLSSHGRKVHSLGRPIPAIEVLVAGTGLSPLIACSVDTGDWGLLSAFVEWWHRETSSFHLPVGELTITLDDVSSLLYLPVVGDLHAFEPLHVDDAVQMLVDLLMVFAESARAETAQCRGPYVCLQWVRDIYQRRCQAGHWTAAARTYLLHLLGCTLFANKSATNVHVVYLEALRDLSMTERYAWGVAALVLMYDQLNDASMSHNRQLGGYITLLQYWIYEYFLSVGDSIADQDYDEDSLRACRWIVTKKTVKSICTSAYRERLDRLWILDVCWIPYGEHRSVRDSHVRSCYSGLLRWGPVALQVVPQASQTDIPHVPEPGASSTSVEVPKHAVEVCDDIAQRLERHLSLGVVTPGSSTHEVIKECLRLAKSKNYDDWCAQMKVTFRFQDVTEVVQEGVQEPDKNPTDAHKKIRFVDTAKKAWDTLEKSYAGDSKLKKVKLQTLRRQYYK